In Plasmodium chabaudi chabaudi strain AS genome assembly, chromosome: 9, the sequence tatttttcaattatgctaaaaaaaattaatatgaaaatatagtaagaaaaaatacatcCATTTTCAGAGAAACCCAAATAAGAAATTAACTCAtagaaaaatgaatatattcatGTTGTATAGTGTATATTCAAATGTGTAATAGCAtactaaatataataaaagtcaaacaaaaaatatatgttaacCTATGCATAACTATATTTGAACTAGCTATAAACATATAGTGCTCAACTGGCTGCTgtatataacatataaattatgagAAAAtgtatgtttttaaattaaacaaattgttttattttatataaaatgttttaatgTTTTGTGCTACATTTTTGAAGTATGGGCAATGggaaatattcaaaaatcgtaacacataaaaataattttattggaAAACCGTtctaaaattttgaaaatataagtaaaaattgtagatataataatatatagctaataattttttttaacgtAACGTGGTTTCGTAAAAtaacataatttaaaaattataacgGATAATGCATTTCTATTATTGCATaagttattaaatatttttttatgtatagcctttaaatgaaaatattttggcTTTTCACATAGCttaaaacatttaatattttattatcctcttttttttacaatactCAAATAAAAGAGGAagcataatataataatggtaatatataagcttatctatttttatcatgaAAACGAAAATTAACAATACAGTTAGCAAACACACTTTTGTATCAGGATTTATCTCtgtgttatatatatcatatatgtAACACAATATAATCGTTgaaataacatttttacaaaaatcgatatatataaagattgATAATCACACATAGATATATGGGGAAATATGAAAGAACTTTTAGAAGACttgtttaaaattattaaaccTGATGAAGAAACGGAAAACTATTTAAAGGAAAGaataaatgatgaaaaaaaaaaaattatgaaaaatggtgtagattatttttatgactTAATTTGTCCATTTtctgataaaaaattaaaaaaaaatgtgattGCAGAggtttataaaaaacatgtaAGTGATGCAATTAATGTGACTAATGcgattaatgaaaataaaaatgatagcaataatgaaaaattaacaaaatctCTTAATCTAAAAGAATATTGGGAAAAGAATGATGCCATAGGTTATTATGATCCATTTTTAGGAATCcaagaaaaacaaattaattataatactaGCATACCAATAAGTgaaagtataaaaattaataaagagaaacaaaaacaaaaagaaaagcagttaagtttatttaaagaatgggtaaaaaataaaataaaaatcccATCGCCTGTAAGAGTTCACAATTTATTACATTGTAGTGACTCTAACAAAGGTAAAAcgaaaattgaaaaaatgaatgatATCAGAATTGAAAACTTTAATTTAAGTATCGGACAAAGGAACTTATTAAATGATActacattaaaaataaatgtaatgaataaatatggaCTTATAGGTAAAAATGGAATTGGAAAAAGTACATTATTAGCAAGATTAGCAAGACatgaaattgaaaatatcaAAGAAGATATTAGTATAGCATGTATTGAACAAGATTTATTTCTTGAAGATGTAACGGTTTTAGAATGTGTTTTAATGGTTGATAAAGTACgacataatttattaaaagaacTTGAGGAACTTGAATTagcaaaaaaacaaaatgatgcAAAACCTGATAATTTAAAGGATAATAcagatgaaaaaataataaatatttatgaaaaattaaatagtattaattatttagaaGCAGAAAAGGAGGCtagtaaaattttatgtgGTCTTGGCTTTGATTCCAatcttcaaaaaaaaaaagtaaactCTCTAAGTGGAGGAATGAGAATGAGATTATGTTTAAGtcgtattttatttagtaataatgatataatattattagatGAGCCAACAAACCatttagatatatataccatACAATTCTTGATAgattatattcaaaaactaaataaaacatgtaTTATAGTTTCACATGATAGAAACTTTTTAAACGAAGTTTGTACagatattattcattttcatcaaaaGCAACTAACATATTACTCAGGAAATTA encodes:
- a CDS encoding ABC transporter F family member 2, putative, whose product is MKELLEDLFKIIKPDEETENYLKERINDEKKKIMKNGVDYFYDLICPFSDKKLKKNVIAEVYKKHVSDAINVTNAINENKNDSNNEKLTKSLNLKEYWEKNDAIGYYDPFLGIQEKQINYNTSIPISESIKINKEKQKQKEKQLSLFKEWVKNKIKIPSPVRVHNLLHCSDSNKGKTKIEKMNDIRIENFNLSIGQRNLLNDTTLKINVMNKYGLIGKNGIGKSTLLARLARHEIENIKEDISIACIEQDLFLEDVTVLECVLMVDKVRHNLLKELEELELAKKQNDAKPDNLKDNTDEKIINIYEKLNSINYLEAEKEASKILCGLGFDSNLQKKKVNSLSGGMRMRLCLSRILFSNNDIILLDEPTNHLDIYTIQFLIDYIQKLNKTCIIVSHDRNFLNEVCTDIIHFHQKQLTYYSGNYDQFEKTRIEHLLQQQREHDSIELKKKHVQKFIDRFRYNSKRATLVQSRIKLLNKLPVINLEKDETPFKFSFLEPFYVSSVLIRLRDVSFKNEMFKNLQIKKNANIIIADDFEDSNAKPIELENAEETKKDTLTNNNIAGDYQFKHEFLFKNANFEVDMDSRIAICGVNGSGKTTLIKIILNLIDVYEGELYVSNKANIGYYSQYHVDSLNPVFNSIQQLQYNYSHKNIKEDEAIKYFNKFNIPTNILYEPIYVLSGGQKSKLALAILAYKNPNVLILDEPSNHLDIESVQALIVALSLYKGGIVLISHDTYLIKHVADEIYHINNITKEVVKIDYEFEKYTKLLLENKI